From one Lycium ferocissimum isolate CSIRO_LF1 chromosome 7, AGI_CSIRO_Lferr_CH_V1, whole genome shotgun sequence genomic stretch:
- the LOC132065106 gene encoding ribosome biogenesis protein WDR12 homolog — protein MGKMNIDEDMEEAARRIQVRFVTKLKAPFKAPPSSIAIPSNLTRFGLSSIVNNLLKSGKDDWNPEPFDFLIDGELVRMSLEEFLLAKGISAEKILEIEYIRAVAPRKQEEPSLHDDWVSAVDGSNSKFVLTGCYDGFGRIWKAAGSCTHLLEGHTGAITSVCVVTPRVPQSGADQIVATASKDRTLRLWKFDADESLDQIKRIRAFKILHGHNASVQSIAANPAGDMVCSGSWDCQIALWQASGSDTGDVVSVKKRKKDTEKEDPQVEEEAKSTLVGHTQCVSSVVWPQDETIYSASWDHSIRRWDVEIGKDSLNLYCDKVINCLDVGGGGEGSALIAAGGSDPILRIWDPRKPGTSAPVYQFSSHSSWISACKWHEKSWFHLVSASYDGKVMLWDLRTAWPLAVIDTHNDKVLCADWWKGESVISGGADSKLCISSDIFVL, from the exons ATGGGGAAAATGAATATTGATGAGGACATGGAAGAGGCTGCAAGGCGTATACAAGTCCGGTTTGTAACGAAGTTGAAGGCCCCCTTTAAGGCCCCGCCTTCTTCCATTGCTATTCCTTCCAATCTCACCCGTTTCGGCCTTTCTTCCATTGTCAACAACCTCCTTAAATCCG GAAAGGATGATTGGAATCCTGAGCCTTTCGATTTTCTCATTGATGGGGAACTGGTCCGCATGTCACTTGAAGAGTTTCTCCTTGCCAAGGGCATTTCAGCT GAGAAAATATTAGAGATTGAGTACATTAGAGCTGTGGCtccaagaaaacaagaagagccATCTCTGCATGATGACTGGGTCAGTGCAGTTGATGGTTCTAATTCTAA GTTTGTTTTGACTGGATGTTATGATGGTTTTGGAAG AATATGGAAGGCTGCCGGATCTTGTACACATCTATTGGAGGGCCATACTGGTGCAATTACTTCTGTTTGTGTTGTCACACCAAGAG tgcctCAAAGTGGTGCTGATCAAATAGTAGCCACGGCTTCCAAGGACAGGACACTGCGGCTCTGGAAG TTTGACGCAGATGAGTCTTTGGATCAGATAAAGAGGATTAGAGCCTTTAAGATTTTACATGGACATAATGCTTCTGTTCAAAGTATTGCAGCAAATCCTGCTGGAGATATG GTGTGTTCAGGGTCCTGGGATTGCCAAATAGCTTTGTGGCAAGCAAGTGGCTCAGATACAGGTGATGTAGTTTCagtcaagaaaaggaagaaggatACCGAAAAGGAAGATCCTCAAGTAGAA GAGGAGGCTAAATCTACACTTGTAGGACATACACAATGTGTATCTTCCGTGGTGTGGCCACAAGATGAAACAATCTATTCAGCATCATGGGATCACTCTATTAGAAGATGGGATGTTGAGATAGGCAAGGATTCATTAAATCTG TATTGCGACAAAGTCATTAATTGCCTTGATGTTGGAGGTGGAGGTGAAGGTTCTGCCCTCATTGCTGCTGGTGGTTCTGACCCCATTCTTAGGATATGGGATCCTCGCAAACcag GTACTTCAGCTCCTGTCTATCAGTTCTCATCACACAGTTCTTGGATATCCGCTTGCAAGTGGCATGAAAAGTCATGGTTTCACTTGGTTTCTGCATCTTATGACGGGAAAGTAATGTTATGGGACTTGAGAACTGCG TGGCCCCTTGCTGTCATTGACACTCACAACGACAAG GTATTGTGTGCGGATTGGTGGAAAGGAGAAAGTGTAATCAGTGGTGGGGCTGACTCGAAGCTTTGCATCTCTTCAGACATTTTTGTGTTGTGA
- the LOC132065107 gene encoding uncharacterized protein LOC132065107 yields the protein MEEKNEEVMKMKSSGSESQVMDGSDIMKLVGNEAVFSNFVDHKFQELDIDQDGKLSVNELQPAVADIGVALGLPAQGSSPESDHIYSEVLQEFTHGKQEKVSKTEFKEVLSDILLGMAAGLKRDPIVLLRMDGEDLLEFVKSPSFEPETLSMFSEIELPDGSLKDYIIKAFEKLTVDQGMPPASDSWVMSNVVEPVVESCIGASNEQPVSQETFLAEFKKVAESAAQRLKEQPVIVAHSENTFDGSGIKRLLSNKFELDKTLDSALKTVPRDRHGKMSKEYLRVALDVVAPSAGLPPIGAVDQMDKVVKEVCKMLDADDGKMVKEEEFKKLLTEILGSMMLQLEGNPVSVSTNSVVHEPLASSSTLLQPPSNSEM from the exons atggaggagaaaaatgaagaagtgatgaagatgaaaaGTAGTGGGAGTGAGAGTCAGGTGATGGACGGTTCAGATATAATgaagttagttggaaatgaggCTGTGTTTAGTAACTTTGTAGATCATAAGTTTCAAGAACTAGACATAGACCAAGACGGCAAACTTTCAGTTAACGAGTTACAACCTGCTGTTGCTGATATTGGTGTTGCTCTTGGTTTACCTGCTCAAGGTTCTTCTCCTGAATCTGATCATATCTACTCTGAG GTTCTTCAAGAATTCACACATGGAAAGCAAGAGAAAGTAAGCAAGACTGAGTTTAAAGAGGTTCTTTCAGATATTTTACTAGGCATGGCTGCTGGTTTAAAGCGAGATCCTATTGTACTCCTTCGTATGGATGGCGAAGACCTTCTTGAGTTCGTTAAAAGTCCTTCATTCGAACCAGAGACGCTTTCCATGTTCTCTGAGATAGAACTGCCTGATGGATCCCTTAAAGATTACATCATCAAGGCTTTTGAGAAACTTACGGTTGATCAGGGGATGCCTCCTGCATCAGATTCATGG GTAATGAGTAATGTGGTGGAGCCAGTAGTTGAATCCTGCATTGGAGCATCTAACGAGCAACCTGTTTCACAAGAGACATTTTTGGCTGAATTTAAGAAAGTTGCAGAGAGTGCTGCTCAACGTCTCAAGGAGCAGCCGGTGATTGTTGCTCACAGCGAGAACACATTTGATGGAAGTGGAATTAAAAGACTATTGTCTAACAAGTTTGAattggataag ACGCTGGATTCTGCCTTAAAGACTGTACCCAGAGATCGCCATGGGAAAATGTCAAAGGAATACCTACGAGTTGCACTCGATGTTGTTGCACCATCAGCTGGTTTACCTCCCATTGGTGCTGTTGACCAG ATGGATAAGGTCGTCAAAGAGGTGTGTAAGATGCTTGATGCTGATGACGGAAAGATGGTTAAAGAGGAAGAGTTCAAGAAGTTGTTGACAGAAATTCTTGGCAGCATGATGCTGCAATTAGAAGGAAATCCAGTTTCAGTGTCCACGAACTCTGTCGTGCACGAGCCTCTGGCTTCTTCCTCTACACTCTTGCAGCCTCCGTCTAATTCTGAGATGTAA